One Streptomyces sp. R28 DNA window includes the following coding sequences:
- a CDS encoding ABC transporter substrate-binding protein, with protein MPNARATHLTRRGILAAGSALGLGAVLAACGDDDAKNEGSSEATTAAKSGPWTFKDDRGTTVKLDKVPTKIVAFVGVAAALHDYGIEIKGVFGPTKTQDGKADVQAGDMDVSKLTVFGNVWDQFNVEQYAAFAPEVLISTTFDSAGTLWYVPEASKDKIAKLAPSAAISVYDRQLTQPLERMWELAESLGADMKADKVAQSKKDFEAAAERLRKAAKARPEIKVMAGSASQDIFYVSGTNLSIDLEYFKALGVNFVEPPESAKKEGGGWFESLSWENVDKYPADIIMMDDRSSTIQPADITEATWKKLPAVKAGQVIARSPEPILSYDKCTPLLTSLAEAIEKAKKLA; from the coding sequence ATGCCCAACGCCAGAGCTACCCACCTCACCCGCCGCGGCATCCTCGCCGCGGGCAGCGCCCTCGGTCTCGGGGCCGTGCTCGCGGCCTGCGGAGACGACGACGCGAAAAACGAGGGCTCCAGCGAGGCCACGACCGCTGCCAAGTCCGGCCCCTGGACGTTCAAGGACGACCGCGGCACCACCGTGAAGCTCGACAAGGTGCCCACGAAGATCGTCGCCTTCGTCGGTGTCGCGGCCGCCCTCCACGACTACGGCATCGAGATCAAGGGCGTCTTCGGCCCGACCAAGACGCAGGACGGCAAGGCCGATGTCCAGGCCGGCGACATGGACGTCAGCAAGCTGACCGTCTTCGGCAACGTCTGGGACCAGTTCAACGTCGAGCAGTACGCGGCGTTCGCCCCCGAGGTCCTCATCTCCACGACCTTCGACAGCGCCGGCACCCTCTGGTACGTCCCCGAGGCCTCCAAGGACAAGATCGCCAAGCTCGCTCCGAGCGCCGCCATCTCCGTCTACGACCGCCAGCTGACCCAGCCGCTGGAGCGGATGTGGGAGCTGGCCGAGTCCCTCGGCGCGGACATGAAGGCCGACAAGGTCGCCCAGTCCAAGAAGGACTTCGAGGCGGCGGCCGAGCGGCTGCGCAAGGCCGCGAAGGCCCGCCCCGAGATCAAGGTGATGGCCGGTTCCGCCAGCCAGGACATCTTCTACGTCTCCGGCACCAACCTCTCCATCGACCTGGAGTACTTCAAGGCCCTCGGCGTGAACTTCGTCGAGCCGCCGGAGAGCGCCAAGAAGGAGGGTGGCGGCTGGTTCGAGTCGCTGAGCTGGGAGAACGTCGACAAGTACCCGGCCGACATCATCATGATGGACGACCGCTCCTCGACGATCCAGCCGGCCGACATCACCGAGGCGACCTGGAAGAAGCTGCCCGCGGTGAAGGCCGGGCAGGTCATCGCGCGCTCGCCCGAGCCGATTCTGTCGTACGACAAGTGCACGCCGCTTCTCACGAGCCTTGCCGAGGCCATCGAGAAGGCCAAGAAGCTCGCCTGA
- the desA gene encoding lysine decarboxylase DesA, with product MRSHLLNDTTAEQYRRSVTEGIERVAAKLAATDRPFTGVTVDALAPAIDAIDLDKPLFDSAAVLDELEDVYLRDAIYFHHPRYLAHLNCPVVIPAVLGEAVLSAVNSSLDTWDQSAGGTLIERKLIDWTTARIGLGENADGVFTSGGTQSNLQALLLAREEAKSDSLAKLRIFASEVSHFSVKKSAKLLGLGQDSVVSIPVGHDKRMQTVALAHELERCKKDGLVPMAVVATAGTTDFGSIDPLPEIAELCEQFGTWMHVDAAYGCGLLASVKYRGRIDGIERADSVTVDYHKSFFQPVSSSAVLVRDASTLRHATYHAEYLNPRRMVTERIPNQVDKSLQTTRRFDALKLWMTLRVMGADGIGQLFDEVCDLAVEGWQLLAADPRYDVVVEPTLSTLVFRFIPAAVTDPAEIDRANLYARKALFASGDAVVAGTKVGGRHYLKFTLLNPETTTEDIAAVLDLIAGHAEQYLGESLDRAS from the coding sequence ATGCGCTCGCACCTGCTCAACGACACGACCGCGGAGCAGTACCGCCGCTCCGTGACCGAAGGAATCGAGCGGGTGGCCGCCAAACTCGCCGCCACCGACCGTCCGTTCACCGGCGTCACGGTCGACGCCCTCGCCCCCGCCATCGACGCGATCGACCTCGACAAGCCGCTGTTCGACTCCGCGGCGGTCCTGGACGAGTTGGAGGACGTCTACCTCCGGGACGCGATCTACTTCCACCACCCCCGCTACCTCGCCCACCTCAACTGCCCGGTCGTCATCCCGGCCGTGCTCGGCGAGGCGGTCCTGTCCGCGGTCAACTCCTCCCTCGACACCTGGGACCAGTCGGCCGGCGGCACCCTGATCGAGCGCAAGCTCATCGACTGGACGACCGCCCGAATAGGCCTCGGCGAGAACGCCGACGGTGTCTTCACCTCCGGTGGCACCCAGTCCAACCTCCAGGCGCTGCTCCTCGCCCGCGAGGAGGCCAAGTCCGACTCCCTCGCGAAACTGCGCATCTTCGCCTCCGAGGTCAGCCACTTCAGCGTGAAGAAGTCCGCGAAGCTGCTGGGCCTCGGCCAGGACTCCGTGGTCTCCATCCCCGTGGGCCACGACAAGCGCATGCAGACCGTCGCGCTCGCCCACGAGCTGGAGCGCTGCAAGAAGGACGGCCTCGTCCCCATGGCGGTCGTCGCCACCGCCGGGACCACCGACTTCGGCTCCATCGACCCGCTGCCCGAGATCGCCGAGCTGTGCGAGCAGTTCGGCACCTGGATGCACGTCGACGCCGCCTACGGCTGCGGACTGCTCGCCTCCGTGAAGTACCGGGGCCGTATCGACGGCATCGAGCGCGCCGACTCGGTCACCGTCGACTACCACAAGTCCTTCTTCCAGCCGGTGAGTTCCTCCGCCGTACTGGTCCGCGACGCCTCGACCCTGCGCCACGCCACCTACCACGCGGAGTACCTCAACCCGCGCCGCATGGTCACCGAGCGCATCCCCAACCAGGTCGACAAGTCCCTGCAGACCACCCGCCGATTCGACGCCCTGAAGCTGTGGATGACGCTGCGGGTGATGGGCGCCGACGGCATCGGTCAGCTCTTCGACGAGGTCTGCGACCTGGCGGTGGAGGGCTGGCAGCTACTGGCCGCCGACCCCCGCTACGACGTCGTGGTCGAGCCGACCCTCTCCACCCTGGTCTTCCGCTTCATCCCCGCGGCCGTCACCGATCCCGCCGAGATCGATCGCGCCAACCTGTACGCCCGCAAGGCCCTGTTCGCCTCCGGCGACGCGGTGGTCGCGGGCACCAAGGTGGGCGGCCGTCACTACCTGAAGTTCACCCTGCTCAACCCCGAGACGACGACCGAAGACATCGCCGCCGTCCTCGACCTGATCGCCGGCCACGCCGAGCAGTACCTGGGAGAGTCCCTTGACCGCGCGTCCTGA
- a CDS encoding LamG domain-containing protein — MVLRAAVAAAVTGAVVAGAAVLPGAGGSPVQGQAPAAADQPMQTEQQALAVAQESGKKTEVVGLRTEHREIFAEPDGTFTAREYTEPVRTVRDGKWVDIDATLVKRADGSWGPKAATVDLGFSAGQAGDPFVTMRRAGREFALAWPYGKLPAPSVEGDTATYVDALPGVDLTVRAEADGFGHLLVVKSPEAAGDPRLARIDLGMTTKGLKVAEDAAGAIVAEDAVVGGTVFQAGEPAMWDSAAVTEAAARQQGPKAVARALSSVAAGAEESATPGPQAETAPEAALEGPGGGGRVAPLDVEVGKGKLSLLPDQKLLNGKDTVFPVVIDPIQRTTSRTSWTGIMSGMPTEQDWKYSGSAGVGKCPTDYNPVSCNGVGVRRVMFTMPLSYYKGKQIIGATFSARVEHIYSATPTAEPIRLYRVGGKDYSLTSSSNWSNTSDDWVDHLQTVDKAISPTSCSSQANLHFESGESGELTNEIKSAAAGDWNAMTLGLRAADENRFAEWKRICGNAYLSIKYNNLPRQIKTSDMYTDPGGLCRWGSGRAYVDQPPKLQAIASDPDHGNGQTDKVKVEFKVEWTDPNTNTAKSYTYLTKEWLSPTTGTKFEHTVSSSIPQNTVIYWSAHATDGDGYGPWSSEGDTAQRCEFIYDGQRPGKPLVLSKEYPSDNTYHDGVGTYGTFTFSPNPNDAIPDADVVKYQYSFDGAALKDLPPSTPGGSVSIQWMPTSPGRHVLEVIAVDKAAHEGKTPYHFLVSEGTPVLAQWNLADKAGTEAHDESGAFSATAGPAVTFEVEGPGGKVDKAARFDGTADAWLDTSQTVLDTSKSFSVSAWVRPAALDRNMTVISQDGTGEPGFTLGYDASAQTWKFAVPVNDVDSLGEWKAVSTGVSVVKDQWVLLTGVYDAQKSGGPQLQLYVNKDLKGSAGRRSTWKSYGPLQIGRATAKSGYRDHFVGDLAEVRVFDRVLPAAQVAELMTIKPTRKGYWQLDDASNGASAETGGGQALILAGNASIYRPTSVFDAALVGDGHLVLDGEGDYASTATAPVTGNSSFTISARAQLTSLDPEKSQTVLSLPGTNANRVQVRYQAATRQWELAVAKTDSATAEIVTFTNNDELASTGGSGQHLAVVYDAVANSIRLYVEGQLVAGAHGRNDTLWSATGGLQVGRSLRGAGEYFAGALDEVRVYSGAADLIAVQQMAALVAVPDM, encoded by the coding sequence ATGGTGCTTCGTGCCGCCGTGGCGGCGGCCGTCACCGGCGCGGTGGTGGCCGGCGCGGCGGTCCTCCCGGGCGCAGGCGGCAGCCCGGTGCAGGGCCAGGCGCCGGCGGCCGCCGACCAGCCGATGCAGACCGAGCAGCAGGCGCTCGCCGTCGCGCAGGAGAGCGGCAAGAAGACCGAGGTCGTCGGGCTGCGCACCGAGCACCGTGAGATCTTTGCCGAGCCCGACGGCACCTTCACGGCGCGTGAGTACACCGAGCCCGTCCGTACGGTCCGGGACGGTAAGTGGGTCGACATCGACGCGACGTTGGTGAAGCGGGCCGACGGCAGCTGGGGTCCGAAGGCCGCCACCGTCGACCTGGGCTTCTCCGCCGGGCAGGCGGGCGATCCGTTCGTGACGATGCGGCGGGCGGGGCGTGAGTTCGCCCTGGCCTGGCCGTACGGCAAGCTGCCCGCGCCGAGCGTCGAGGGCGACACCGCCACCTACGTCGATGCCCTGCCCGGTGTGGACCTCACGGTCCGCGCCGAGGCCGACGGCTTCGGTCATCTGCTGGTCGTCAAGTCGCCCGAGGCGGCGGGCGACCCGCGGCTGGCCAGGATCGACCTGGGCATGACCACCAAGGGCTTGAAGGTCGCCGAGGACGCCGCCGGTGCCATCGTGGCCGAGGACGCGGTCGTCGGTGGCACGGTCTTCCAGGCGGGTGAACCCGCGATGTGGGACTCGGCCGCCGTGACCGAGGCCGCTGCCCGCCAGCAGGGCCCCAAGGCCGTGGCAAGGGCCTTGAGTTCCGTTGCGGCCGGCGCTGAGGAAAGCGCGACCCCCGGACCGCAGGCCGAAACGGCACCCGAGGCGGCCCTCGAAGGCCCGGGCGGCGGCGGACGTGTCGCCCCGCTCGACGTCGAGGTCGGCAAGGGCAAGCTGAGTCTGCTCCCCGACCAGAAGCTCCTCAACGGCAAGGACACCGTCTTCCCGGTCGTCATCGACCCGATCCAGCGCACCACCTCGCGCACCTCCTGGACCGGCATCATGTCCGGGATGCCCACCGAGCAGGACTGGAAGTACTCGGGCAGCGCGGGCGTGGGCAAGTGCCCCACCGACTACAACCCGGTCTCCTGCAACGGCGTCGGCGTGCGCCGCGTGATGTTCACGATGCCGCTCTCCTACTACAAGGGGAAGCAGATCATCGGGGCGACCTTCTCCGCCCGGGTGGAGCACATCTACAGCGCCACCCCGACCGCCGAGCCCATCCGGCTGTACCGGGTCGGCGGCAAGGACTACTCGCTCACCTCGTCCAGCAACTGGTCCAACACCTCGGACGACTGGGTGGACCACTTGCAGACCGTCGATAAGGCGATCTCCCCGACCTCCTGCTCCAGCCAGGCCAACCTGCACTTCGAGAGCGGCGAGAGCGGCGAGCTGACCAACGAGATCAAGTCGGCCGCCGCGGGCGACTGGAACGCCATGACGCTGGGCCTGCGCGCCGCCGACGAGAACCGGTTCGCCGAGTGGAAGCGGATCTGCGGCAACGCCTACCTGTCGATCAAGTACAACAACCTGCCGCGGCAGATCAAGACGTCGGACATGTACACCGACCCCGGTGGCCTGTGCCGTTGGGGTTCGGGCCGCGCGTACGTCGACCAGCCGCCGAAGCTGCAGGCCATCGCCAGCGACCCCGACCACGGCAACGGCCAGACCGACAAGGTCAAGGTCGAGTTCAAGGTGGAATGGACCGACCCCAATACCAACACGGCCAAGTCCTACACGTATCTGACGAAGGAATGGCTGTCGCCGACCACCGGCACCAAGTTCGAGCACACCGTCAGCTCGTCGATCCCGCAGAACACCGTCATCTACTGGAGCGCACACGCCACCGACGGTGACGGCTACGGCCCGTGGAGTTCGGAGGGCGACACCGCCCAGCGCTGCGAGTTCATCTATGACGGGCAACGGCCGGGCAAGCCACTGGTGTTGTCCAAGGAGTACCCGTCGGACAACACCTACCACGACGGCGTGGGCACCTACGGCACCTTCACCTTCTCGCCCAACCCGAACGACGCCATCCCGGACGCCGACGTTGTCAAGTACCAGTACTCCTTCGACGGGGCCGCGCTGAAGGACCTTCCCCCGAGTACGCCGGGCGGCTCGGTCTCCATCCAGTGGATGCCGACCTCGCCCGGGCGGCATGTGCTCGAGGTGATCGCCGTCGACAAGGCCGCGCACGAAGGCAAGACCCCTTACCACTTCCTGGTCAGCGAGGGCACGCCGGTCCTTGCCCAGTGGAACCTCGCCGACAAGGCCGGCACGGAGGCGCACGACGAGAGTGGCGCCTTCTCGGCTACGGCCGGCCCCGCCGTCACCTTCGAGGTGGAGGGCCCCGGCGGCAAGGTCGACAAGGCGGCCCGCTTCGACGGCACCGCCGACGCCTGGCTGGACACCAGTCAGACGGTGCTCGACACGTCCAAGAGCTTCAGCGTGAGCGCCTGGGTGCGGCCCGCCGCGCTGGACCGGAATATGACGGTGATCAGCCAGGACGGCACCGGCGAGCCCGGTTTCACCCTGGGCTACGACGCGTCCGCGCAGACCTGGAAGTTCGCAGTCCCGGTCAACGACGTCGACTCGCTGGGCGAGTGGAAGGCCGTCTCCACCGGGGTGTCCGTGGTCAAGGACCAGTGGGTGCTGCTGACCGGCGTGTACGACGCCCAGAAGAGCGGTGGCCCGCAGCTCCAGCTGTACGTCAACAAGGACCTGAAGGGCTCCGCCGGGCGCCGCTCCACCTGGAAGTCGTACGGCCCGCTGCAGATCGGCCGTGCCACGGCCAAGAGCGGCTACCGCGACCACTTCGTGGGTGACCTGGCCGAGGTCCGTGTCTTCGACCGCGTCCTGCCGGCGGCCCAGGTAGCCGAGCTGATGACGATCAAGCCGACCCGCAAGGGCTACTGGCAGCTGGACGACGCGAGCAACGGGGCCTCCGCCGAGACGGGCGGTGGGCAGGCGCTGATACTCGCGGGCAACGCCTCCATCTACCGCCCCACCAGCGTGTTCGACGCCGCCCTGGTCGGTGACGGTCACCTGGTCCTGGACGGAGAGGGGGACTACGCGTCCACCGCGACCGCCCCGGTCACCGGCAACAGCAGCTTCACCATCTCCGCCCGCGCCCAGCTCACCTCGCTGGACCCGGAGAAGTCGCAGACGGTGCTGTCCCTGCCGGGCACCAACGCCAACCGCGTCCAAGTCCGCTACCAGGCCGCCACCAGGCAATGGGAGCTGGCCGTGGCGAAGACCGACTCGGCGACCGCCGAGATCGTCACCTTCACCAACAACGATGAACTGGCGAGCACCGGCGGCTCCGGCCAGCACCTCGCGGTCGTCTACGACGCAGTCGCCAACTCCATCCGGCTGTACGTCGAGGGCCAGCTCGTAGCCGGTGCCCACGGGAGGAACGACACCCTGTGGTCCGCCACCGGCGGGCTCCAGGTGGGCCGTTCGCTGCGCGGGGCCGGCGAGTACTTCGCCGGCGCCCTCGACGAGGTCCGCGTCTACAGCGGGGCCGCCGACCTGATCGCAGTGCAGCAGATGGCCGCGCTGGTGGCCGTACCGGACATGTGA
- a CDS encoding VCBS repeat-containing protein translates to MGGATGGTPAAAAVACPSGTGSDFNGDGVSDTAIADPEASVDGVQKAGVVHVVYGGGKGTLTLSQATEGVPGVPETGDQYSHALAVYDADLDGCSDLVVGSPYEDIGAAPDVGGVHVIYGSTSGLNAGGRAVKEIYQGSDKPLGGTAEADDWVGYAVAAGKTSGGTPYLLIGAPGESIGTVEDAGAVYYVSGTAQTVVGVNQDTETGGAVPGVAEQDDRFGSSLAATPTHFAVGTPGEALGTATFAGGVAWFSHTLTSGYPKPLGGLGQDQDEINGDGEVGDQFGDALAMVPYRPSGATSTTESLLAVGIPGEDLKTTVDAGAVQVFRLTAGGTFTETAWIDQNTADVDGAAEVGDLFGKRLAAANTSPSATSTATTTRIAIGVPGEETTEDYPDEGGVHIVPLVGAPGASDVSIDPGFGVPSAPASRMLTGLALGATSSLLYVGVPYGPAEGRAVYGFPWNVAAGGAPTQTFKPGEGGIPAGGVAFGATVR, encoded by the coding sequence GTGGGAGGCGCAACCGGCGGTACACCCGCCGCGGCCGCCGTCGCATGCCCGTCGGGGACCGGTTCGGACTTCAACGGCGACGGCGTCAGCGATACGGCGATCGCCGACCCGGAGGCAAGCGTCGACGGCGTGCAGAAGGCGGGTGTGGTGCACGTCGTCTATGGCGGCGGCAAGGGCACCCTCACACTCTCGCAGGCCACGGAAGGCGTACCGGGTGTTCCCGAAACGGGCGACCAGTACAGCCACGCCCTGGCTGTCTACGACGCTGACCTCGACGGCTGCAGCGACCTGGTGGTCGGTTCTCCGTACGAGGACATCGGCGCTGCGCCCGACGTCGGAGGCGTGCACGTGATCTACGGCTCCACGAGCGGGCTGAACGCCGGCGGCAGGGCCGTGAAGGAGATTTACCAGGGCAGCGACAAGCCGCTGGGCGGCACTGCGGAGGCGGACGACTGGGTCGGGTACGCGGTCGCCGCCGGCAAGACGTCGGGCGGCACGCCGTACCTGCTGATCGGCGCCCCTGGTGAGTCGATCGGCACCGTCGAGGACGCGGGCGCCGTCTACTACGTGAGCGGCACCGCGCAGACGGTCGTCGGAGTCAACCAGGACACCGAAACCGGCGGCGCCGTCCCCGGTGTGGCGGAGCAGGACGACCGGTTCGGCAGCTCGCTCGCCGCGACCCCGACCCACTTTGCGGTAGGCACACCAGGCGAGGCGCTCGGCACCGCGACCTTCGCCGGCGGTGTCGCCTGGTTCAGCCACACACTGACGTCCGGCTACCCGAAACCACTCGGCGGACTCGGCCAGGATCAGGACGAGATCAATGGAGACGGGGAGGTCGGCGACCAGTTCGGCGACGCGCTCGCCATGGTCCCGTACCGGCCCTCCGGCGCCACGTCCACCACCGAGTCGCTGCTCGCGGTCGGCATTCCGGGCGAGGACCTGAAGACGACCGTCGACGCTGGCGCCGTCCAGGTCTTCCGGCTCACGGCGGGCGGCACCTTCACGGAGACCGCCTGGATCGACCAGAACACCGCGGATGTGGATGGCGCGGCAGAAGTCGGCGACCTCTTCGGCAAACGGCTCGCCGCCGCCAACACGTCCCCGAGCGCGACCTCCACGGCCACGACCACCAGGATCGCGATCGGCGTGCCCGGTGAGGAGACGACCGAGGATTACCCGGACGAGGGCGGCGTTCATATCGTCCCGCTGGTCGGTGCGCCCGGCGCCTCCGACGTCTCGATCGACCCCGGCTTCGGCGTTCCGTCCGCACCTGCATCACGCATGCTCACCGGCCTTGCCCTGGGCGCCACTTCCTCGCTGCTGTACGTGGGTGTGCCCTACGGCCCGGCCGAGGGACGGGCGGTCTACGGCTTCCCGTGGAACGTCGCCGCCGGCGGTGCGCCGACGCAGACCTTCAAGCCCGGCGAGGGCGGTATTCCGGCCGGCGGCGTCGCCTTTGGCGCCACTGTCCGCTGA
- a CDS encoding glycosyltransferase family 2 protein, with product MAAPAVSVIVAAYNAMPYLTRCITSVAEQSIGQDKLELIVVDDGSTDGTGKELQRLSGIHPELLRVFHQENSGGPSAPRNFGLDHARGQFVFFLDADDYLGPETLERMVAMAEKNGTDIVLGKMVGVGGRGLPMSMFNRNQPKTDVFSSRVYWALNPLKLFRRELLERHALRFPTSLPIGEDQSFVALAYLHASGISVIADYDCLFCTLREDGGNTTVRHGGSEPRLRFMPGMVDLLLEHVPPGPGRDHLAHRHLTIEVQEILGHLAAESRPQQEKALAQLADTLAPLWHKGLNNRLSAMARLRLHLVRHQMLDEVLELTRFEKELAGSKVSTPVLVDDGRALARYPFLRAPARSIPDECYDVTAQLGVRHHITRAALNGTALHLTGHGYLHRIATEDVTNELLLRERDGKTEYRLPVAHTPTPALGTDEDEGRYTYENAGFEATVDITTAADGRPLDDGLWDISLVIGAQGITREVRIGSKRAAGVSGKAATHIVNTAEGTRAVTLYTTHPHGNFTLDLGERKHDVLPQLSLNDSARWASDAPTELEFTGRCTLAAYPEGALTVHLENGQNSATFPATRNGTDFVVRVPVSELAVGTWRGELRLGSWTLPLPELPGNLAPAKWRRRALPWHAKPVPDADGFALQVARTNIVRALIQRIKP from the coding sequence ATGGCTGCCCCGGCCGTTTCGGTGATTGTCGCCGCCTACAATGCGATGCCTTATCTGACGCGTTGCATTACGTCTGTCGCCGAGCAAAGCATCGGCCAGGACAAGCTGGAGCTCATCGTCGTCGACGACGGCTCAACCGATGGGACGGGCAAGGAACTTCAGCGTTTGTCGGGTATCCACCCCGAGCTGTTGCGCGTTTTCCACCAGGAGAATTCCGGCGGCCCGTCCGCGCCCCGCAACTTCGGCCTCGACCACGCCCGCGGGCAGTTCGTCTTCTTCCTGGACGCCGACGACTATCTGGGCCCCGAGACCCTGGAACGTATGGTGGCGATGGCCGAGAAGAACGGCACCGACATCGTGCTCGGGAAGATGGTGGGCGTCGGGGGACGCGGCCTGCCCATGTCGATGTTCAACCGTAATCAGCCGAAGACGGACGTCTTCAGCTCACGTGTCTACTGGGCCCTCAACCCGTTGAAACTGTTCCGCCGCGAACTGCTGGAGCGGCATGCGCTGCGGTTCCCGACCAGCCTGCCCATCGGGGAAGACCAGTCGTTCGTGGCCTTGGCGTACCTGCACGCGTCGGGCATCTCCGTCATCGCCGACTACGACTGCCTGTTCTGCACCCTGCGGGAGGATGGCGGCAACACAACCGTGCGCCACGGCGGTTCGGAGCCCCGGCTGCGGTTCATGCCGGGCATGGTCGACCTCCTCCTGGAGCACGTCCCGCCCGGTCCCGGCCGTGACCACTTGGCGCACCGGCACCTCACCATCGAGGTGCAGGAGATCCTCGGCCACCTCGCGGCCGAATCCCGCCCCCAGCAAGAAAAAGCCCTCGCCCAACTCGCCGACACCCTCGCCCCCCTCTGGCACAAGGGCCTGAACAACCGGCTCTCCGCCATGGCCCGCCTCCGCCTCCACCTCGTCCGGCATCAGATGCTCGACGAGGTCCTCGAACTCACCCGGTTCGAGAAGGAACTGGCCGGGAGCAAGGTCTCCACCCCGGTGCTCGTCGACGACGGCCGGGCCCTCGCCCGCTACCCGTTCCTCCGCGCCCCCGCCCGCTCCATCCCGGACGAGTGCTACGACGTCACCGCCCAGCTCGGCGTACGCCACCACATAACCCGCGCCGCCCTGAACGGCACCGCCCTCCATCTCACCGGCCACGGCTACCTCCACCGCATCGCCACCGAGGACGTCACCAACGAGCTTCTCCTGCGCGAGCGCGACGGCAAGACGGAGTACCGGCTCCCCGTCGCCCACACCCCCACCCCCGCACTCGGCACCGACGAGGACGAGGGCCGCTACACCTACGAGAACGCCGGCTTCGAGGCCACCGTCGACATCACCACCGCCGCCGACGGCCGCCCCCTCGACGACGGACTGTGGGACATCTCCCTCGTCATCGGCGCCCAGGGCATCACCCGCGAGGTCCGCATCGGCAGCAAGCGCGCCGCCGGCGTCTCCGGCAAGGCCGCCACGCACATCGTGAACACTGCCGAGGGAACCCGGGCCGTCACCCTCTACACCACCCACCCGCACGGCAACTTCACCCTCGACCTCGGCGAGCGCAAGCACGACGTGCTGCCGCAGCTCAGCCTGAACGACTCGGCGCGGTGGGCCTCGGACGCCCCCACTGAGCTGGAGTTCACCGGCCGCTGCACACTCGCCGCGTACCCGGAGGGCGCCCTCACGGTGCACCTGGAGAACGGCCAGAACAGCGCCACCTTCCCGGCGACAAGGAACGGCACCGACTTCGTCGTGCGCGTACCCGTCTCCGAGCTCGCCGTCGGTACATGGCGCGGTGAACTGCGGCTCGGCAGCTGGACCCTGCCCCTCCCAGAACTCCCCGGGAACCTCGCCCCGGCCAAGTGGCGCCGCCGCGCCCTGCCCTGGCACGCCAAGCCCGTCCCAGACGCCGACGGCTTCGCCCTGCAGGTCGCCAGGACCAACATCGTGCGTGCCCTGATCCAGCGCATCAAGCCGTAG
- a CDS encoding siderophore-interacting protein encodes MTTAVAAPFRFFSLQVVRTRRLGPSLVRVSFGGEELAHFFSDGCDQSLSLFLPHPGQSEPQVPLELGDGWWQGWRELPDDVRAVMRSYTLRALRRNPDEIDIDFVLHGMEPGATTPAGPASRWASRAAAGDRVLLLGPAVADNRAIRFRPADDTDLVVIWGDETALPAVSAILETLPAGTRARVWLEVHDARDIQDLVTAADAEITWLVQEEARAEGSPMALDAIRAARLPAAERPYVWIAGESGCVKALRRHFVGERGVDRRRVTFVGYWRQGLSEEQLRERE; translated from the coding sequence ATGACCACCGCCGTAGCCGCCCCGTTCCGTTTCTTCTCCCTCCAGGTCGTACGGACGAGGCGGCTCGGTCCGTCCCTGGTCCGGGTCAGCTTCGGTGGGGAGGAGCTGGCGCACTTCTTCTCCGACGGGTGTGACCAGTCCTTGTCGCTATTCCTGCCGCATCCGGGGCAGAGCGAGCCGCAGGTTCCCCTTGAGCTCGGTGACGGCTGGTGGCAGGGGTGGCGTGAACTGCCGGACGACGTAAGGGCCGTGATGCGGTCCTACACGCTCCGCGCCCTCCGTCGGAACCCCGACGAGATCGACATCGACTTCGTGCTGCATGGCATGGAGCCCGGCGCCACCACCCCCGCCGGCCCCGCCTCCCGCTGGGCCTCCCGAGCCGCCGCCGGTGACCGCGTCCTGCTGCTCGGACCTGCGGTCGCCGACAACCGGGCGATCCGGTTCCGGCCGGCCGACGACACCGACCTCGTGGTGATCTGGGGCGACGAGACCGCCCTGCCCGCCGTCTCCGCCATCCTCGAAACCCTGCCGGCCGGCACCCGGGCCCGGGTGTGGCTGGAGGTTCACGACGCACGGGACATCCAGGACCTGGTGACCGCGGCGGACGCCGAGATCACCTGGCTGGTCCAGGAGGAGGCGCGCGCCGAGGGGTCCCCCATGGCCCTCGACGCCATCCGGGCCGCCCGACTCCCCGCCGCCGAGCGCCCGTACGTCTGGATCGCGGGCGAGTCCGGGTGCGTGAAGGCGCTGCGCCGGCACTTCGTCGGTGAGCGTGGCGTCGACCGCCGCCGGGTCACCTTCGTGGGGTACTGGAGGCAGGGGCTGAGCGAGGAGCAGCTGCGCGAGCGGGAGTGA